One Watersipora subatra chromosome 4, tzWatSuba1.1, whole genome shotgun sequence genomic window carries:
- the LOC137394317 gene encoding uncharacterized protein translates to MSNSEELRPWRFEPDALSQEDPQQNQTSQQELIPPATEWCVCKRCQDMPSLPECLRCRDAEFAHHLHDREKHECLCMHPGVDEPMVPAPLELRWNNYLRYHNNLFHFGELSPNARKKLCACCNLVFWLMPQIRRGERRPLPACLVSKIRALFPPTDDEEEFADYVFFDSSNRAILARFELST, encoded by the exons atgtcaaattctgaagagttaagaccctggcgttttgagcctgacgctctatctcaAGAAGaccctcaacagaatcaaacctctcagcaa gagctaataccaccagCTACAGaatggtgtgtctgcaagcgctgtcaagacatgccatctcttcctgaatgtttgcgCTGCcgtgatgctgagtttgcgcatcatCTCCATGACCGCGAAAAGCACGAATGcttgtgtatgcatcctggtgtagaCGAACCTATGgtgcctgcaccccttgagttgcggtggaataattacctgcgatatcata ataatctattccatTTTGGAGAGctatcgccaaatgctcggaaaaagCTGTGTGCATGctgcaatcttgtgttttggcttatgccgcaaattcgtcgcggtgagcgacggcctctacctgcctgcttggtatctaagattcgggctcttttcccaccaacagatgatgaagaagagtttgcagactatgtGTTCTTTGACAGCTCAAACCGGGCCATCCTGGCCCGGTTTGAGCTGTCCACTTGA
- the LOC137394318 gene encoding uncharacterized protein: MTSKLMNVFLEDINTRIKSSTQINQWRNTADAWFKEIPNKSRHTFISFDVIEFYPSISEKLLLSALKFAAGYTTITERDKAIILHTKKSILYNNGQPWGKKTSQNLFDVTMGCFDGAETCELVGAYILYQISKKYKNKFGLYRDDGLGALNATPRQVDNIKKDLCAIFGSHDLRILIEANRKIVNFLDVTLNLENGKYEPYTKPNTTITYVHKDSNHPPNIIKNIPLAINKRLSEISSDGNAFSKAVPIYQEALEKSGYQHKLEFSSPKAIPLKARNRQRKRNTIWYNPPYSNTVHTNIGKTFFKLIDEEFSTDHKLHKIFNRNIIKLSYSCMNNVKQAINSHNQKLLSLNHQETTNPGCNCRNKNTCPLPDNCLAKSVIYQASVTTTDNNKPVTTYVGLTENSFKTRYNLHKSTFNDISKRYSTELSSYIWELKESSTDYNIAWKILSHAKPYSKTAEIANYVVADPFH; encoded by the exons ATGACGTCGAAGCTGATGAATGTGT TTTTGGAAGACATCAACACCCGTATAAAAAGCTCCACACAGATTAACCAGTGGAGAAACACAGCAGATGCATGGTTCAAGGAAATTCCCAACAAGAGCAGACACACATTCATCAGCTTCGACGTCATCGAATTCTATCCTTCGATATCAGAAAAACTACTACTGTCTGCTCTAAAATTTGCCGCTGGTTACACCACCATCACAGAAAGAGATAAGGCAATAATCCTACACACCAAAAAGTCAATCTTGTATAATAATGGACAGCCATGGGGTAAGAAAACTTCCCAAAATCTATTTGATGTAACTATGGGATGTTTTGATGGTGCTGAAACATGTGAGCTAGTAGGTGCATACATATTGTaccaaatatctaaaaaatacaaaaacaaatttggACTATATAGAGACGATGGTCTGGGAGCTTTAAACGCAACACCACGCCAAGTTGACAACATCAAGAAAGACCTGTGCGCTATCTTTGGCTCACATGATCTAAGAATATTAATAGAAGCCAACAGGAAAATAGTAAATTTTCTAGACGTAACCCTAAACCTAGAAAACGGGAAGTACGAGCCCTACACTAAGCCAAACACCACCATTACCTATGTTCACAAAGATTCAAACCACCCgcctaacatcattaaaaatataccaCTGGCAATCAACAAAAGACTCTCAGAAATTTCATCAGATGGAAATGCCTTCAGCAAAGCTGTCCCTATTTATCAGGAAGCCTTAGAAAAAAGCGGATACCAACACAAGCTAGAATTCTCTTCACCTAAAGCTATACCACTAAAGGCAAGAAATAGACAAAGAAAGAGAAATACAATCTGGTATAACCCCCCTTACAGCAACACCGTACACACCAACATCGgaaaaactttctttaaattaatcgatgaagaattttctactgaccacaagctacacaaaatctttaacagaaatattataaaattaagctatagctgcatgaacaatGTGAAACAGGCTATCAACTCTCACAATCAGAAGCTACTATCACTGAACCATCAAGAAACAACTAATCCTGGCTGCAATTGCAGGAACAAGAACACCTGCccgttaccagacaattgcctagcaaaatcagtgatatACCAGGCAAGCGTAACAACCACCGATAACAACAAACCTGTAACCACATATGTAGGGCTAaccgaaaacagcttcaaaactagatataaccttcacaaatcGACATTCAATGACATTTCTAAACGCTACTCTACCGAGTTAAGCAGCTACATATGGGAACTCAAAGAAAGCAGcactgactacaacatagcctggaagattttatcacacgccaagccaTACTCTAAAACAGCGGAAATTGCAAATTAT GTGGTCGCTGATCCTTTCCATTAG